A window of Pseudomonas guangdongensis contains these coding sequences:
- a CDS encoding metal-sensing transcriptional repressor: protein MQTPAQQHQDAMLKRLARIEGQVRGLQAMIRRGEDCEAIAQQFSAARKALDRAYQAMLMCLVEEAMHDTAQDSAETLAKVRAIFTKYT, encoded by the coding sequence ATGCAAACGCCCGCCCAGCAGCATCAGGACGCCATGCTCAAGCGCCTGGCGCGCATCGAAGGCCAGGTACGCGGCCTGCAGGCGATGATCCGGCGCGGCGAGGACTGCGAGGCCATCGCCCAGCAGTTCAGCGCCGCGCGCAAGGCGCTGGACCGCGCCTACCAGGCCATGCTGATGTGCCTGGTCGAGGAAGCCATGCACGACACCGCGCAGGACAGTGCGGAAACTCTCGCCAAGGTCCGCGCGATCTTTACCAAGTACACCTGA
- a CDS encoding BolA family protein — protein MSMQEQIRYALASAFAPQHLEVHNESHMHSRGQDSHFKVVVVSEAFAGLRPVQRHQKVYAALGELMAQFHALAQHTYTPEEWAATGQVPDSPTCLGGSKHDGH, from the coding sequence ATGTCGATGCAGGAACAGATCCGCTACGCGCTCGCCAGCGCTTTCGCGCCGCAGCACCTGGAAGTCCACAACGAGAGCCATATGCACAGTCGCGGCCAGGACAGCCACTTCAAGGTGGTGGTGGTCAGCGAGGCGTTCGCCGGCCTGCGCCCGGTGCAGCGTCACCAGAAGGTCTATGCCGCCCTTGGCGAGCTGATGGCGCAGTTCCATGCGCTGGCTCAGCACACCTACACCCCCGAGGAGTGGGCCGCCACCGGTCAGGTGCCCGATTCTCCGACGTGTCTGGGCGGCAGCAAGCACGACGGGCACTGA
- a CDS encoding class II fumarate hydratase — translation MTRTETDSLGPIEVPADAYWGAQTQRSLINFAIGEERMPRAVIHALALIKKAAARVNARSGELPAAIAALIERAADEVLAGAHDAQFPLVVWQTGSGTQSNMNVNEVIAGRANELAGQGRGGKSPVHPNDHVNRAQSSNDCFPTAMHIAVALAVSEELLPAVQMLRAGLQAQAQRHAGLVKTGRTHLMDATPITFGQELSAFDAQLGYAEQAIRAALPAVCQLAQGGTAVGTGLNAPAGFAEAIAREISELSGQLFVSAPNKFAALAGHEPLVALSGALKTLAVALMKLANDLRLLGSGPRAGFAEVRLPANEPGSSIMPGKVNPTQCEALSMLACQVLGNDATVSLAASQGHLQLNVFKPVIVHNLLQSIRLLGDGCRNFEEHCVRGLEPDAARMAEHLERGLMLVTALNRHIGYDKAAQIAKKAYAENLSLREAALALGYLSNAEFDAWVRPERMLAPGDEG, via the coding sequence ATGACCCGCACCGAAACCGACAGCCTCGGCCCCATCGAGGTGCCCGCCGACGCCTACTGGGGCGCGCAGACCCAGCGCTCGCTGATCAATTTCGCCATCGGCGAGGAGCGCATGCCGCGGGCGGTGATCCATGCCCTGGCGCTGATCAAGAAGGCCGCCGCGCGGGTCAATGCGCGCAGCGGCGAGCTGCCCGCCGCCATCGCCGCGCTGATCGAGCGGGCCGCTGACGAGGTGCTGGCCGGCGCCCACGACGCGCAGTTCCCGCTGGTGGTCTGGCAGACCGGCAGCGGCACGCAGAGCAACATGAACGTCAACGAGGTGATCGCCGGGCGCGCCAACGAACTGGCCGGCCAGGGGCGCGGCGGCAAGAGCCCGGTGCATCCCAACGACCACGTCAACCGCGCGCAGAGCTCCAACGACTGCTTCCCCACCGCCATGCACATCGCCGTGGCGCTGGCGGTCAGCGAGGAACTGCTGCCGGCCGTACAGATGCTGCGTGCAGGGCTGCAGGCGCAGGCGCAGCGGCATGCCGGGCTGGTCAAGACCGGGCGCACCCATCTGATGGACGCCACGCCGATCACCTTCGGCCAGGAGCTGTCGGCCTTCGACGCCCAGCTCGGCTACGCCGAACAGGCGATCCGCGCCGCCCTGCCGGCGGTCTGCCAGCTGGCCCAGGGCGGCACCGCGGTGGGCACCGGGCTGAATGCCCCGGCCGGCTTCGCCGAGGCCATCGCCCGCGAGATCAGCGAGCTGTCCGGACAGCTGTTCGTCAGCGCGCCGAACAAGTTCGCCGCGCTTGCCGGCCACGAGCCTCTGGTGGCGCTGTCCGGGGCGTTGAAGACCCTCGCGGTGGCGCTGATGAAGCTGGCCAACGACCTGCGCCTGCTTGGCTCCGGGCCACGCGCCGGGTTCGCCGAGGTGCGCCTGCCGGCCAACGAGCCGGGCAGCTCGATCATGCCCGGCAAGGTCAACCCGACCCAGTGCGAGGCGCTGTCGATGCTCGCCTGCCAGGTGCTCGGCAACGACGCCACGGTGAGTCTGGCCGCCAGCCAGGGGCACCTGCAGCTCAACGTGTTCAAGCCGGTGATCGTCCACAACCTGCTGCAGTCGATCCGCCTGCTCGGCGACGGCTGCCGCAATTTCGAGGAGCACTGCGTGCGCGGCCTGGAGCCGGACGCCGCGCGGATGGCCGAGCACCTGGAGCGCGGGCTGATGCTGGTCACCGCGCTGAACCGGCACATCGGCTACGACAAGGCCGCGCAGATCGCCAAGAAGGCCTACGCCGAGAACCTCAGCCTGCGCGAGGCGGCGCTGGCGCTCGGTTACCTGTCCAACGCCGAGTTCGACGCCTGGGTGCGCCCGGAGCGCATGCTGGCTCCGGGCGACGAGGGCTGA
- the mnmC gene encoding bifunctional tRNA (5-methylaminomethyl-2-thiouridine)(34)-methyltransferase MnmD/FAD-dependent 5-carboxymethylaminomethyl-2-thiouridine(34) oxidoreductase MnmC, whose protein sequence is MTEQAHAQLDWDEQGQPLSRTFGDVYFSRASGLEETRHVFLAQNRLAERFAALSGGARLCIGETGFGTGLNFLCAWQLFEQCAPGDARLHFVSVEKYPLARADLQRALDLWPELAPFTAQLLAQYVGIHPGYQRLVFAGGRVVLTLLVGDVLETLPSLDARIDAWFLDGFSPAKNPAMWTPELFAQLARLSAPGASLATFTCAGFVRRGLIEAGFAMAKVKGFGHKREMLAGTCSGAPAEAGPPWYARPPRTAGERRALVIGGGLAGCATAASLAARGWQVDLLERHGALAEEASGNPQGVLYLKLSAHGTALSQLVVAGFGHTRRLLERLQPGQDWSACGVLQLAFDAKERERQARLAAAFPAALLRAVDAAEASALSGLALEQGGLWYPEAGWVHPPALCHALAADPAIRVHTHSEALDLQRIDGQWQARQGGTLLAAAPVAILCSASEVLRFPAAAHLKLKRIRGQISRLPASPASRALRTVLCAEGYVAPPRGDEHTLGASFNFQRDDLALSAEEHADNLGMLRQISPALADALGADALDLASLQGRAAFRSTTPDYLPLIGPLVDAEAFRAAYAALGKDARQRFDTPAPWLDGLYVNAGHGSRGLISAPLSAELIAAWLDDEALPLPRAVAEACHPSRFLLRELIRGR, encoded by the coding sequence ATGACCGAACAAGCGCATGCCCAGCTCGACTGGGACGAACAGGGCCAGCCGCTGTCCCGCACCTTTGGCGACGTGTACTTCTCCCGAGCCTCGGGCCTTGAGGAAACCCGCCATGTGTTCCTCGCCCAGAACCGTCTGGCCGAGCGCTTCGCCGCGCTCAGCGGCGGTGCGCGCCTGTGCATCGGCGAAACCGGCTTCGGCACCGGGCTGAACTTCCTCTGTGCCTGGCAGCTGTTCGAGCAGTGCGCGCCGGGCGACGCCCGCCTGCACTTCGTCAGCGTCGAGAAGTACCCGCTGGCGCGCGCCGACCTGCAGCGCGCCCTGGACCTGTGGCCGGAGCTGGCGCCCTTCACCGCGCAGCTACTGGCCCAGTACGTCGGCATCCACCCGGGCTACCAGCGGCTGGTGTTCGCCGGCGGGCGGGTGGTGCTGACCCTGCTGGTCGGCGACGTGCTCGAAACGCTGCCGAGCCTGGATGCGCGCATCGATGCCTGGTTCCTCGACGGCTTCTCCCCGGCGAAGAATCCGGCGATGTGGACCCCGGAGCTGTTCGCCCAACTCGCCCGGCTGTCGGCCCCCGGCGCCAGCCTGGCCACCTTCACCTGCGCCGGCTTCGTGCGCCGCGGGCTGATCGAGGCCGGGTTCGCCATGGCCAAGGTCAAGGGCTTCGGCCACAAGCGCGAGATGCTCGCCGGCACCTGCAGCGGCGCACCCGCCGAAGCCGGCCCGCCCTGGTACGCGCGTCCGCCGCGCACGGCGGGCGAGCGCCGCGCGCTGGTGATCGGCGGCGGTCTGGCCGGCTGCGCCACTGCCGCCAGCCTGGCGGCGCGCGGCTGGCAGGTCGACCTGCTGGAGCGTCACGGCGCGCTGGCCGAGGAGGCCTCCGGCAACCCCCAGGGCGTCCTGTACCTCAAGCTCTCCGCCCACGGCACCGCGCTCTCGCAGCTGGTGGTGGCCGGTTTCGGTCACACCCGAAGGCTGCTGGAGCGCCTGCAGCCCGGCCAGGACTGGAGCGCCTGCGGCGTGCTGCAACTGGCCTTCGACGCCAAGGAGCGCGAGCGCCAGGCGCGGCTCGCCGCCGCCTTCCCCGCCGCGCTGCTGCGCGCCGTGGATGCCGCCGAGGCCAGCGCGCTGAGCGGCCTGGCGCTGGAGCAGGGCGGCCTGTGGTATCCCGAAGCCGGCTGGGTGCATCCGCCGGCGCTGTGCCACGCCCTCGCCGCCGATCCGGCGATCCGCGTCCATACCCATAGCGAAGCCCTCGACCTGCAGCGGATCGACGGCCAGTGGCAGGCCCGTCAGGGCGGTACGCTGCTCGCTGCCGCGCCGGTGGCGATCCTCTGCAGCGCCAGCGAGGTGCTGCGCTTCCCGGCTGCCGCCCACCTCAAGCTCAAGCGCATCCGCGGCCAGATCAGCCGCCTGCCGGCCAGCCCCGCCAGTCGCGCGCTGCGCACCGTGCTGTGCGCCGAGGGCTATGTGGCGCCGCCGCGCGGCGACGAGCACACTCTCGGCGCCAGCTTCAACTTCCAGCGCGACGACCTGGCGCTGAGTGCCGAAGAACACGCCGACAACCTCGGCATGCTGCGGCAGATATCCCCGGCGCTGGCCGACGCGCTCGGCGCCGACGCCCTGGATCTCGCCAGCCTGCAGGGCCGCGCCGCCTTCCGCAGCACCACCCCGGACTACCTGCCGCTGATCGGCCCGCTGGTCGACGCCGAGGCCTTCCGCGCCGCCTACGCCGCCCTCGGCAAGGACGCCCGCCAGCGCTTCGACACCCCGGCGCCCTGGCTGGACGGCCTGTACGTCAACGCTGGACACGGCTCGCGCGGGCTGATCAGCGCGCCGCTGTCGGCCGAACTGATCGCCGCCTGGCTGGACGACGAAGCGCTGCCGCTGCCCCGCGCGGTGGCCGAGGCCTGCCATCCCAGCCGCTTCCTGCTGCGCGAGCTGATCCGCGGGCGCTGA
- a CDS encoding Tll0287-like domain-containing protein, which yields MRLVSFALLAALSGSTLAAPDLQKLSAEGAALIPPFQQHLLDTVKSALQDGGPAQAVAACQSLAPQIAAQHSAAPWQVGRTALKVRNPDNVPDAWERRVLEQFAARIAAGEPVAEVRHAEVVDGEFRLMKAIPTGEPCLACHGSAIKPELAAVIDQRYPADQARGFALGELRGAFSLRRPLDAQ from the coding sequence ATGCGTCTCGTCTCGTTCGCCCTGCTCGCCGCCCTGAGCGGCAGCACCCTCGCCGCCCCCGACCTGCAGAAGCTGAGCGCCGAAGGCGCCGCACTGATCCCGCCGTTCCAGCAGCACCTGCTCGACACAGTGAAATCCGCACTGCAGGACGGCGGTCCGGCTCAGGCCGTGGCCGCCTGCCAGAGCCTCGCCCCGCAGATCGCCGCGCAGCACAGCGCCGCCCCCTGGCAGGTCGGGCGCACCGCGCTGAAGGTACGCAACCCGGACAACGTCCCGGACGCCTGGGAGCGCCGAGTGCTGGAGCAGTTCGCCGCGCGCATCGCCGCCGGCGAGCCGGTCGCCGAGGTCCGTCATGCCGAGGTGGTCGACGGCGAATTCCGCCTGATGAAGGCCATTCCCACCGGCGAACCGTGCCTGGCCTGCCACGGCAGCGCGATCAAACCGGAACTGGCGGCGGTGATCGATCAGCGCTATCCCGCCGACCAGGCGCGCGGCTTCGCCCTCGGCGAACTGCGTGGCGCCTTCAGCCTGCGCCGCCCGCTGGACGCACAGTGA
- the pap gene encoding polyphosphate:AMP phosphotransferase, whose product MFESAEIGHQIDKETYDAAVPELRQALLEAQMELRQQARFPVFILISGVEGAGKGETVKLLNEWMDPRMIRVENFDQQSDEELARPPYWRYWRRMPPKGQIGIFFGNWYSQMLQGRVHKHIDDAQLDQAIDSAERFERMLCDEGALIFKFWFHLSKQQMKARFKALEDDPRHSWRLSPLDWQQSKTYDRFVRYGERILRRSSRDYAPWYVVEGVDERYRSLSVGRILLEGLQAALKTKNRPQPHPHAAPVAASIDNRGLVDSLDMTQSLDKDSYQQQLVAEQARLATLMRDKRFRRHALVAVFEGNDAAGKGGAIRRMAEALDPRQYRIVPIAAPTEEERAQPYLWRFWRHIPGRGQFTVFDRSWYGRVLVERVEGFCSQADWLRAYNEINDFEEQLTDAGVVLVKFWLAIDQQTQLERFQEREQNPLKRFKITEEDWRNREKWPLYVDAVNDMVDRTSTEIAPWTLVEANDKRFARVKVLRTINDALEAAFARKPK is encoded by the coding sequence ATGTTCGAATCCGCCGAGATCGGTCACCAGATCGACAAGGAAACCTATGATGCCGCCGTCCCCGAATTGCGCCAGGCACTGCTGGAAGCGCAGATGGAGCTGCGCCAGCAGGCGCGCTTCCCGGTCTTCATCCTGATCAGCGGGGTCGAGGGCGCCGGCAAGGGCGAGACGGTCAAGCTGCTCAACGAATGGATGGACCCGCGGATGATCCGCGTCGAGAACTTCGACCAGCAGAGCGACGAGGAGCTGGCCCGCCCGCCCTACTGGCGCTACTGGCGGCGCATGCCGCCCAAGGGGCAGATCGGCATCTTCTTCGGCAACTGGTACAGCCAGATGCTCCAGGGGCGGGTGCACAAGCACATCGACGACGCCCAGCTCGACCAGGCCATCGACAGCGCCGAGCGCTTCGAGCGGATGCTCTGCGACGAGGGCGCGCTGATCTTCAAGTTCTGGTTCCACCTCTCCAAGCAGCAGATGAAGGCGCGCTTCAAGGCGCTGGAGGACGACCCCCGGCACAGCTGGCGGCTCAGCCCGCTGGACTGGCAGCAGAGCAAGACCTACGACCGCTTCGTGCGCTACGGCGAGCGCATCCTGCGCCGCAGCAGTCGCGACTACGCGCCCTGGTACGTGGTCGAGGGCGTGGACGAGCGCTACCGCAGCCTGAGCGTCGGGCGCATCCTGCTCGAAGGCCTGCAGGCGGCGCTGAAGACCAAGAACCGCCCGCAGCCCCATCCCCATGCCGCGCCGGTGGCGGCGAGCATCGACAATCGCGGCCTGGTCGACAGCCTGGACATGACCCAGAGCCTGGACAAGGACAGCTACCAGCAGCAGCTGGTCGCCGAGCAGGCGCGTCTGGCCACCCTGATGCGCGACAAGCGCTTCCGGCGCCATGCCCTGGTGGCGGTGTTCGAGGGCAACGACGCGGCCGGCAAGGGCGGGGCGATCCGCCGCATGGCCGAGGCCCTCGATCCGCGCCAGTACCGCATCGTGCCGATCGCCGCACCGACCGAGGAAGAGCGCGCCCAGCCCTACCTGTGGCGCTTCTGGCGGCACATCCCCGGGCGCGGCCAGTTCACCGTGTTCGACCGCTCCTGGTACGGCCGCGTGCTGGTCGAGCGGGTCGAGGGCTTCTGCTCGCAGGCCGACTGGCTGCGCGCCTACAATGAGATCAACGACTTCGAGGAGCAGCTCACCGACGCCGGGGTGGTGCTGGTCAAGTTCTGGCTGGCCATCGACCAGCAGACCCAGCTGGAGCGTTTCCAGGAGCGCGAACAGAACCCGCTCAAGCGCTTCAAGATCACCGAGGAGGACTGGCGCAACCGCGAGAAGTGGCCGCTGTACGTCGACGCGGTGAACGACATGGTCGACCGCACCAGTACCGAGATCGCGCCCTGGACGCTGGTCGAGGCCAACGACAAGCGCTTCGCCCGGGTCAAGGTGTTGCGCACCATCAACGACGCGTTGGAAGCGGCCTTCGCCCGCAAGCCGAAGTAG
- the cmoA gene encoding carboxy-S-adenosyl-L-methionine synthase CmoA, with protein sequence MKQTPDRIYASPQEQVADFVFNEAVVRVFPDMIKRSVPGYPTIVENLGVIAGQFAQQHSALYDLGCSLGAVSQALRRHVQVEDCRVIAVDNSSAMVERCREYLHAQDSMFQELLPVEVVEADICRLDFRPASVVALNFTLQFIPREQRLDLLTRIRRALLPGGALILSEKLRFADDQEQALLTDLHIAFKRANGYSELEIAQKRSAIENVMKPDSLEEHRARLAEAGFSKVVPWFQCLNFASLIALP encoded by the coding sequence GTGAAGCAGACACCCGACCGCATCTATGCATCGCCCCAGGAACAGGTCGCCGACTTCGTGTTCAACGAGGCGGTGGTGCGGGTGTTCCCCGACATGATCAAGCGCTCGGTACCCGGTTACCCGACCATCGTCGAGAACCTCGGGGTGATCGCCGGGCAGTTCGCCCAGCAGCACAGCGCCCTCTACGATCTGGGCTGCTCGCTCGGCGCGGTCAGCCAGGCGCTACGCCGCCATGTGCAGGTCGAGGATTGCCGGGTGATCGCGGTGGACAACTCCAGCGCCATGGTCGAGCGCTGCCGCGAATACCTGCACGCCCAGGACTCGATGTTCCAGGAATTGCTGCCGGTGGAGGTCGTCGAGGCGGATATCTGCCGGCTCGACTTCCGCCCGGCCTCGGTGGTAGCGCTGAACTTCACCCTGCAGTTCATCCCCCGCGAGCAGCGCCTCGACCTGCTGACCCGCATCCGCCGGGCGCTGCTGCCGGGCGGCGCGCTGATTCTCTCCGAAAAACTGCGCTTCGCCGATGACCAGGAGCAGGCGCTGCTCACCGACCTGCACATCGCCTTCAAGCGCGCCAACGGCTACAGCGAACTGGAGATCGCCCAGAAGCGCAGCGCCATCGAGAACGTGATGAAACCCGACAGCCTGGAAGAACACCGCGCACGCCTGGCCGAGGCCGGTTTCTCGAAAGTCGTGCCCTGGTTCCAGTGCCTGAACTTCGCCTCGCTGATCGCCCTGCCCTGA
- a CDS encoding DMT family transporter, with protein MHVSSGRWLYGLFLTMVTALLWGILPIKLKQVLQTMDPVTVTWYRLFSSGLILLLWLAASRRLPRRAALGRSGPWLLALAIGGLAANYVLYLLGLQLLSPGTTQLLIQIAPILLLLGSLLVFREAFDSWQALGLAVLLGGFALFFNQRLAELFGALGDYSLGVLLVLLAALVWAFYGMAQKQLLSGWNSLQIMMVIYLCCAALLTPWAQPLQALELSALQGWLLAACCLNTLVAYGAFAEALAHWEASRVSAALAVTPLVTFASVALAALLWPLHVQPEDINALGYAGALLVVAGSALTALAPTLRARRRARAG; from the coding sequence ATGCACGTTTCCTCCGGCCGCTGGCTCTACGGCCTGTTCCTGACGATGGTCACCGCCCTGCTCTGGGGCATCCTGCCGATCAAGCTCAAGCAGGTCCTGCAGACCATGGACCCGGTGACCGTCACCTGGTACCGGCTGTTCTCCTCGGGGCTGATCCTGCTGCTCTGGCTGGCCGCCAGCCGGCGCCTGCCGCGGCGGGCGGCGCTGGGGCGCAGCGGCCCCTGGCTGCTGGCGCTGGCTATCGGCGGGCTGGCCGCCAACTATGTGCTCTACCTGCTGGGCCTGCAGCTGCTGAGTCCGGGCACCACCCAGCTGCTGATCCAGATCGCGCCGATCCTGCTGCTGCTCGGCAGCCTGCTGGTGTTCCGCGAAGCCTTCGACAGCTGGCAGGCACTGGGGCTGGCGGTGCTGCTCGGCGGTTTCGCGCTGTTCTTCAACCAGCGCCTGGCCGAGCTGTTCGGCGCGCTGGGCGACTACAGCCTGGGTGTGTTGCTGGTGCTGCTGGCGGCGCTGGTCTGGGCCTTCTACGGGATGGCGCAGAAGCAGCTGCTCAGCGGCTGGAACTCGCTGCAGATCATGATGGTGATCTACCTGTGCTGCGCCGCGCTGCTCACCCCCTGGGCGCAGCCGCTGCAGGCGCTGGAGCTGTCCGCGCTGCAGGGCTGGCTGCTGGCCGCCTGCTGCCTGAACACCCTGGTGGCCTACGGCGCCTTCGCCGAGGCGCTGGCGCACTGGGAGGCCTCGCGGGTCAGCGCCGCGCTGGCAGTGACGCCGCTGGTGACCTTCGCCTCGGTGGCGCTGGCGGCGCTGCTCTGGCCGCTGCATGTGCAGCCCGAGGACATCAACGCGCTGGGCTACGCCGGCGCCCTGCTGGTGGTCGCCGGTTCGGCGCTGACCGCGCTGGCGCCGACGCTGCGGGCGCGCCGCCGGGCGAGGGCGGGGTAA
- the cmoB gene encoding tRNA 5-methoxyuridine(34)/uridine 5-oxyacetic acid(34) synthase CmoB encodes MTALATRAGLPALLARLHGTPLASWAATLPDLLADKLARGHGDLTRWQAAVDALPALDARQRELAETFHLAGPCSDAQRAALEQALKGLIPWRKGPFELFGMHIDTEWRSDWKWARIAPHLDLRGKRVLDVGCGNGYYQWRMLGAGADCVIGVDPNWLFFCQFLAMKHYLPELPAWHLPLALEELPASLEGFDTVFSMGVLYHRRSPIDHLLALKDCLMRGGELLLETLVVEGDAQTVLVPEDRYAQMRNVWFLPSVAALELWLRRAGFVDVRCIDVSVTSVEEQRSTEWMRFQSLPEFLDPQDRSKTIEGLPAPRRAALLARKP; translated from the coding sequence ATGACCGCTCTCGCCACCCGCGCCGGCCTCCCCGCCCTGCTCGCCCGCCTGCACGGCACGCCGCTGGCCTCCTGGGCCGCGACCCTGCCCGACCTGCTCGCCGACAAGCTGGCCCGCGGCCACGGCGACCTGACCCGCTGGCAGGCGGCCGTGGACGCCCTGCCGGCGCTCGACGCCCGCCAGCGCGAGCTGGCCGAAACCTTCCACCTCGCCGGCCCGTGCAGCGACGCGCAGCGCGCCGCCCTGGAGCAGGCGCTCAAGGGCCTGATCCCGTGGCGAAAAGGGCCGTTCGAGCTGTTCGGCATGCATATCGACACCGAATGGCGCTCGGACTGGAAGTGGGCGCGCATCGCCCCGCACCTCGACCTGCGCGGCAAGCGGGTGCTGGATGTCGGCTGCGGCAACGGCTATTACCAGTGGCGAATGCTCGGCGCCGGCGCCGACTGCGTGATCGGCGTCGACCCCAACTGGCTGTTCTTCTGCCAGTTCCTGGCGATGAAGCATTACCTGCCGGAGCTGCCCGCCTGGCACCTGCCGCTGGCGCTGGAGGAGCTGCCTGCGAGCCTGGAAGGCTTCGACACAGTGTTCTCCATGGGCGTGCTCTATCACCGCCGCTCGCCCATCGACCACCTGCTGGCGCTCAAGGACTGCCTGATGCGCGGCGGCGAGCTGCTGCTGGAGACCTTGGTGGTGGAAGGCGACGCGCAGACCGTACTGGTGCCCGAGGATCGCTACGCACAGATGCGCAACGTCTGGTTCCTACCCTCGGTGGCGGCCCTGGAGCTGTGGCTGCGCCGCGCCGGCTTCGTCGATGTGCGCTGCATCGACGTCAGCGTCACCAGCGTCGAGGAGCAGCGCTCCACCGAGTGGATGAGGTTCCAGTCGCTGCCCGAATTCCTCGACCCGCAGGATCGCAGCAAGACCATCGAAGGCCTGCCCGCACCGCGCCGCGCCGCACTGCTGGCGCGCAAGCCCTGA